In Bacillota bacterium, a genomic segment contains:
- a CDS encoding DUF948 domain-containing protein translates to MEGLIQLGVVVLIILAIVVLALLIPVVIRLRRTVTEAERTIVELRGQALPALQELPPAINRLNRVLESTDTILNETRAALMPAMKEAGATLNDEVIPSARDALVTIRHLLKVAQSLVAKIERIERVLSVVDAVTRPQKVAKAVKSVAASPLSRPGVWMEALRKGFAVLKGEQPTETPPSPDGSKNTEEPPAGAQSEQERGGENDGEQLGR, encoded by the coding sequence ATGGAAGGGTTGATTCAGCTTGGCGTTGTGGTCCTGATTATATTGGCGATTGTGGTGCTGGCGTTGCTGATACCTGTGGTGATTCGCCTGCGTCGCACGGTCACCGAAGCAGAACGTACTATCGTGGAGCTTCGTGGTCAGGCGTTGCCCGCGCTTCAGGAACTGCCTCCTGCCATCAACCGGCTGAATCGTGTTCTGGAATCGACAGATACCATCCTGAACGAAACGCGCGCTGCATTGATGCCTGCGATGAAAGAGGCAGGCGCCACGCTGAACGATGAGGTCATCCCTTCCGCCCGCGACGCGCTGGTGACCATAAGGCACCTGCTGAAAGTGGCGCAGAGTCTCGTCGCGAAGATCGAGCGCATCGAGCGCGTTCTGTCTGTGGTGGACGCGGTCACACGTCCGCAGAAGGTGGCGAAGGCGGTGAAATCGGTAGCTGCTTCGCCCCTGTCCCGTCCGGGTGTATGGATGGAGGCGTTGCGGAAGGGTTTCGCGGTGCTGAAGGGCGAACAACCCACCGAAACTCCACCGTCGCCGGATGGGTCAAAAAACACGGAAGAGCCCCCTGCTGGGGCACAATCTGAACAAGAGAGAGGAGGAGAGAACGATGGCGAACAACTCGGAAGGTGA
- the mnmA gene encoding tRNA 2-thiouridine(34) synthase MnmA, whose product MSGGVDSSVAAALLAKQGYEVVGITLQIWQESQTDPRHSGCCSLGAVVDARRVAKILGIPHYVLNFRQQFAQTVIADFIAEYQRGRTPNPCVQCNRFVKFDAFLEKADELGAQYIATGHYARIQYDEKSGRWLLLKAVNHEKDQSYVLFPMTQAQLARTLFPLGELPSKTQTRALARELGLPVADKPDSQEICFVAEAGGYRAFLQRRVPESMRPGEIRDVYGNLLGRHPGIAFFTIGQRRGLGLSGHQEPLYVVDIDAQNNVVLVGPERYLYCRRFLVEDVNWIAVDRLTKPLAVQARIRYNMPEAPATIFPTDTATCVEVEFESPQRAITPGQAAVFYRGEIVVGGGTISKRLEQEEWKG is encoded by the coding sequence ATGAGTGGCGGCGTAGACAGTTCGGTGGCAGCAGCGCTGCTGGCAAAGCAGGGCTATGAGGTCGTGGGCATTACCCTGCAAATCTGGCAGGAGAGCCAGACCGACCCACGCCACAGCGGTTGCTGTTCGCTGGGTGCGGTGGTGGATGCGCGCCGCGTGGCGAAGATACTGGGTATTCCCCACTATGTGCTGAATTTCCGCCAGCAGTTCGCGCAAACAGTGATTGCCGACTTCATCGCGGAGTATCAGCGCGGGCGCACGCCCAACCCCTGCGTGCAGTGCAACCGCTTTGTGAAGTTCGACGCCTTTCTGGAGAAAGCGGACGAGCTGGGCGCACAGTACATCGCCACCGGGCACTACGCTCGGATCCAGTACGACGAAAAGAGCGGACGGTGGTTGTTGCTGAAGGCGGTCAACCACGAGAAAGACCAGTCCTACGTGTTGTTTCCGATGACGCAGGCGCAGCTGGCGCGCACGCTGTTCCCACTGGGGGAGTTGCCCAGCAAGACGCAGACGCGCGCGCTGGCTCGTGAGCTGGGGTTGCCCGTTGCCGACAAGCCGGACAGCCAGGAGATTTGCTTCGTCGCCGAGGCGGGAGGGTATCGCGCTTTTCTGCAGAGACGTGTCCCCGAGTCGATGCGTCCGGGCGAGATACGCGACGTGTACGGCAACCTGCTGGGCAGGCATCCGGGCATCGCCTTTTTCACCATCGGGCAACGGCGCGGTCTGGGGCTCTCGGGGCATCAGGAACCGCTGTATGTGGTGGATATCGACGCCCAGAACAACGTGGTGCTCGTTGGTCCCGAGCGGTATCTCTACTGCCGCCGGTTTCTGGTGGAAGATGTCAACTGGATTGCGGTTGACAGGTTAACGAAGCCACTTGCAGTACAGGCAAGGATACGTTACAATATGCCTGAGGCGCCTGCAACCATCTTCCCGACGGACACGGCAACGTGCGTGGAGGTGGAGTTTGAGTCGCCGCAGCGGGCGATTACGCCGGGGCAGGCGGCGGTGTTTTACCGCGGCGAGATAGTGGTTGGTGGCGGTACGATTTCGAAGCGATTGGAGCAGGAAGAATGGAAGGGTTGA
- a CDS encoding AI-2E family transporter, whose translation MPRSKRKHSEPAQTRRPPVNRAGDVTALFGEAQADLPSLLPARIRPWVGGGMLLLIVAALYYVRDVLVPFVIAFAIAGLLDGQLRALERRGYSRRMSTVLVFIAFILLIVALLLYVVPLIVTQLQGLIKDLPGYIRGANDWFQEELQPFLKRHHATLQRMNLPEDPQQLIDRYSEQINAQVTAWMSNLLNYVTSLLGKLLWLVLIPIIAFFAMVDLPRICQRVLDMIPEGSRASVQSLLRALGVVWTGYLKGLTTVAILYGITMAVLFTLLGLRYSIVLGTLAGLLYLVPYIGALSIALTSGLVAFFGGEGQVLWLFAVSAHSWKYTLLVVGTAMVVNTLFDQLLVPRIVGGSVGLHPIASIFALIVGAKLFGIWGMLLAMPVAASLWIVILALFPSLRPNHGGKAVAEEPPSVS comes from the coding sequence ATGCCCCGGAGCAAGCGCAAGCATAGTGAACCCGCACAAACCCGTCGCCCGCCCGTGAATCGGGCGGGCGATGTTACAGCTCTGTTCGGTGAGGCACAGGCAGACCTCCCTTCGCTGTTGCCCGCACGTATCCGCCCATGGGTGGGAGGGGGCATGCTGCTGCTGATCGTAGCGGCACTCTACTACGTGCGGGATGTGCTTGTACCGTTCGTCATCGCGTTCGCGATAGCAGGTCTGCTAGATGGTCAGCTGCGTGCGCTCGAGCGTCGGGGCTATTCCCGCCGGATGTCCACCGTGCTGGTATTCATCGCTTTCATTTTGCTGATTGTAGCGTTGCTGCTGTATGTGGTTCCCCTGATTGTCACGCAATTGCAGGGACTCATTAAGGACCTGCCGGGATATATTCGCGGCGCCAACGACTGGTTTCAGGAGGAACTGCAGCCGTTTCTCAAACGGCATCATGCCACCCTTCAGCGCATGAACCTGCCCGAAGACCCCCAGCAGCTGATAGACCGCTACTCGGAGCAGATTAACGCGCAGGTAACAGCGTGGATGAGCAACCTGCTGAACTACGTCACCTCGTTGCTGGGCAAACTGCTGTGGCTGGTGCTTATTCCTATCATTGCGTTCTTTGCGATGGTGGATCTGCCGCGCATCTGCCAGCGCGTGCTGGACATGATCCCCGAGGGTTCACGCGCCTCCGTGCAATCGCTGCTGCGCGCACTGGGCGTGGTGTGGACAGGCTACCTGAAAGGGCTGACTACCGTCGCCATCCTCTACGGCATCACGATGGCAGTTCTCTTCACCCTGCTGGGACTGCGCTACAGCATCGTGCTGGGCACACTGGCTGGTCTGCTGTATCTGGTGCCCTACATCGGCGCGTTGTCCATCGCGCTCACCTCCGGACTGGTTGCCTTTTTCGGAGGGGAGGGGCAGGTGCTGTGGCTGTTCGCGGTGTCGGCGCATTCGTGGAAGTACACCCTGCTGGTGGTGGGCACGGCGATGGTGGTCAATACGCTGTTTGACCAGCTGCTGGTGCCGCGAATCGTGGGCGGTTCGGTGGGGTTGCACCCCATCGCCAGCATCTTCGCACTGATTGTGGGGGCGAAGCTGTTCGGAATCTGGGGGATGTTGCTGGCGATGCCCGTAGCGGCAAGCCTGTGGATTGTCATCCTGGCGCTGTTCCCTTCCCTGCGTCCCAACCACGGGGGGAAAGCAGTGGCGGAGGAACCGCCTTCGGTTTCCTAA
- a CDS encoding YtxH domain-containing protein: MANNSEGERTVLLSVLAGIGIGAIVGAVVALLLAPKSGQETREELAKSIEKLKESVSELSQRIKPALETVASTIRQKTAGGEQAVEAGEHAPEQAQA, from the coding sequence ATGGCGAACAACTCGGAAGGTGAGCGCACCGTGTTGTTGAGCGTGCTGGCTGGGATTGGCATTGGCGCGATTGTGGGTGCAGTGGTGGCTTTGTTGCTGGCACCCAAGTCGGGACAGGAGACCCGTGAGGAGCTTGCGAAATCCATCGAGAAGCTGAAGGAGAGCGTGTCCGAGCTCTCTCAACGCATCAAGCCCGCTCTGGAGACGGTAGCGTCCACGATACGCCAGAAGACTGCTGGCGGGGAGCAAGCCGTTGAGGCAGGAGAGCATGCCCCGGAGCAAGCGCAAGCATAG
- a CDS encoding Gfo/Idh/MocA family oxidoreductase has protein sequence MQHNRHLSRRQFLKSAGATVITASALGWNYAWAQGSDRIRVGLIGCGGRGTGAARDAASAAEGVEIWALGDLFQDRLDNCRRSLANLGNKMKVTDSRCFVGFDAYKRVIDSGVDYVLLATPPGFRPIHFQAAVEAGKHVFMEKPVAVCPEGVRMIIAAAKQAEQKKLGVVAGTQYRHHPGYIETIQRIHGGSIGKVVAAYAYYLTGGLWKWDRQPGMSDIEWQIRNWLYFTWLSGDHIVEQFVHNIDVMNWVMGSPPERCIGMGGRQVRTDPAYGHIYDHFAIEYVYPNGARVTAMCRQMDGCLNRVTNQVIGTEGQAKLEGFDTFWVRGKENWRWEGRANPYVQEHADLIASVRAGKPINEGVQVAESTLTAIMGRMAAYTGQEVTWEFALKESKLNLVRNVTAFGEMPVDEVAMPGKTPLV, from the coding sequence ATGCAGCATAATCGCCATCTCTCACGACGACAGTTCCTGAAGAGCGCAGGGGCTACTGTCATCACTGCCAGCGCACTGGGCTGGAACTACGCCTGGGCACAGGGTAGCGACCGTATTCGGGTGGGCCTTATCGGCTGCGGCGGACGCGGTACGGGCGCCGCGCGTGACGCCGCCAGTGCTGCCGAGGGCGTGGAAATCTGGGCGCTGGGTGACCTATTCCAGGACAGGCTGGACAATTGCCGCCGGTCGCTGGCGAACCTGGGCAATAAAATGAAGGTGACCGACAGCAGGTGCTTTGTGGGCTTTGATGCCTACAAGCGCGTGATAGACAGCGGCGTGGACTACGTGCTGCTCGCCACCCCGCCCGGTTTTCGCCCGATCCACTTTCAGGCAGCGGTGGAAGCAGGCAAGCATGTGTTTATGGAGAAACCCGTCGCCGTTTGCCCCGAAGGCGTGCGGATGATCATCGCGGCAGCGAAACAGGCGGAACAGAAGAAGCTGGGGGTGGTCGCCGGTACGCAGTACCGCCACCATCCGGGATACATCGAGACCATCCAACGCATCCACGGTGGTTCCATCGGCAAGGTGGTGGCGGCGTATGCCTACTACCTGACCGGCGGGCTGTGGAAGTGGGACCGCCAGCCCGGCATGAGCGATATCGAGTGGCAAATCCGCAACTGGCTGTACTTCACCTGGCTGTCCGGCGACCACATCGTGGAACAGTTCGTGCATAACATCGACGTCATGAACTGGGTGATGGGCTCGCCGCCGGAGCGGTGTATCGGCATGGGCGGGCGGCAGGTGCGCACCGACCCGGCATACGGTCACATCTATGACCACTTCGCCATCGAGTACGTGTATCCCAACGGCGCACGGGTCACCGCCATGTGCCGACAAATGGACGGTTGCCTGAACCGGGTGACCAATCAGGTCATCGGCACCGAAGGGCAGGCGAAACTGGAGGGGTTCGACACCTTCTGGGTGCGCGGCAAGGAGAACTGGCGCTGGGAGGGGCGGGCTAACCCCTATGTGCAGGAACACGCCGACCTGATAGCCAGCGTGCGCGCGGGCAAGCCGATTAACGAAGGTGTGCAGGTCGCTGAAAGCACACTGACCGCCATCATGGGACGCATGGCGGCATACACCGGTCAGGAGGTCACGTGGGAGTTTGCACTGAAAGAGTCGAAGCTGAACCTGGTGCGCAACGTGACCGCTTTCGGTGAGATGCCGGTAGATGAGGTGGCAATGCCGGGCAAGACGCCGCTGGTGTGA
- a CDS encoding purple acid phosphatase: MQSPVWQLRLSWSDDPKTTMSITWQSREPLSQPTVHYGEGGALSQTAAARRIRYAQETGPLYQVTLCNLNPGATYSYRVGDAGKGWSEAHTFRTAPAAPPARFVFTAFADHGVTPAAKQNVRRVLAGEKPAFHLIMGDLSYANGNQPIWDDWFELLEPLASQVPVMVCPGNHEDERDIRFATYLARFALPEKELYYRFDYGNTRFILFNSQDFRDAEQLRWFERELREARRDSTVRWVIVAMHHPLYSSTVRRLNDTARIAVLQPLFDKYRPDLVLLGHHHNYERTYPLLGGKPVVRHPNRYRRGQGVIYVTSGGGGKSLYDLTPEQPAFTAKREKCYQYLRITVSDKSLRVECHRTEDNSLLERFEIVR; this comes from the coding sequence ATGCAATCACCGGTCTGGCAGCTACGGTTGTCCTGGAGCGATGACCCAAAAACCACCATGAGTATCACCTGGCAGAGCCGGGAGCCGCTATCGCAGCCAACGGTGCATTACGGCGAGGGCGGTGCGTTGTCGCAAACCGCTGCGGCGCGACGGATTCGCTACGCACAGGAAACGGGTCCGCTCTATCAGGTTACCCTGTGCAACCTGAATCCGGGTGCTACTTACTCCTACCGTGTGGGCGACGCTGGCAAGGGATGGAGCGAGGCACACACCTTCCGAACCGCTCCGGCAGCGCCCCCTGCCCGCTTCGTGTTCACCGCTTTTGCCGACCACGGCGTGACTCCCGCTGCGAAGCAGAACGTGCGTCGCGTGCTGGCAGGAGAAAAGCCGGCTTTTCACCTCATCATGGGCGACCTCTCCTACGCCAACGGCAACCAGCCCATCTGGGACGACTGGTTCGAACTGCTGGAACCGCTGGCATCACAAGTGCCTGTGATGGTATGTCCCGGCAACCACGAAGACGAGCGTGACATCCGCTTTGCGACCTATCTGGCTCGGTTTGCTCTGCCCGAGAAGGAGCTGTACTACCGCTTCGACTACGGCAACACCCGCTTCATCCTGTTCAACTCGCAGGACTTCCGTGATGCGGAGCAGCTGCGCTGGTTCGAAAGGGAACTCCGTGAAGCCCGACGCGACTCCACAGTGCGCTGGGTTATCGTGGCGATGCATCACCCGCTGTATAGCTCCACCGTCAGGCGCCTGAACGACACCGCGCGCATCGCGGTACTGCAACCGCTGTTCGACAAATACCGCCCAGATTTGGTGCTGCTTGGACATCACCACAATTACGAGCGCACCTACCCTCTGCTGGGCGGCAAGCCTGTGGTGCGCCATCCGAACCGCTACCGGCGAGGGCAGGGCGTCATCTACGTCACCAGCGGGGGCGGCGGCAAGTCGCTGTACGATCTGACCCCCGAACAACCAGCCTTCACTGCCAAACGCGAGAAATGCTACCAGTACCTGCGCATCACTGTTTCCGACAAATCACTGCGGGTAGAATGCCATCGTACGGAGGATAACAGTCTTCTGGAACGGTTCGAAATCGTGCGCTAA
- a CDS encoding CehA/McbA family metallohydrolase yields the protein MHVTVVDDATGKPVPCRVHFRSPEGIPYQPHGHHDHVNSNLNTWHVDVGGDLRLGQITYAYIDGTCQGWLPRGEVLVDIARGYEYEPLRSRVYIAPGQRELTLRLKRWTDMNARRWFSGDSHVHFLGTQGAHLEAQGEDLNVVNLLQSQWGHLFTNTEDFIGEPTVSNRGRTIVYCSQENRQHVLGHLILWGLKRAVMPWCTAGPDEAELGGTLEETLAHWADRCHEQGGTVIIPHFPFPNGEPAVLIATGRADALEMIGFDNFQHREYYRYLNCGYRLPLVGGTDKMSSEVAVGQYRTYAYIPPEEEFTYENWCKAVRAGRTFLSGGALIHFSVEDAQIGDTLRLPSGGGMVEVEAVAESIFPIHTLQIVQQGQVVASVDEPKGANRLQLKTRLRVTGNTWMAARCAGPNYTAVPHFDVWRRGVFAHTSPIYIACGDRWSLFDRGTAQYMLTLIEGGLAYIREKAAHHPSHHVTHHHGEDDHFAYLERPFREAIEAIHRRMHEEFRS from the coding sequence GTGCACGTGACGGTGGTGGACGATGCAACAGGCAAGCCCGTGCCCTGCCGGGTGCACTTCCGCTCGCCGGAAGGTATCCCTTATCAACCACACGGGCACCATGACCATGTGAACTCCAATCTGAACACCTGGCATGTGGACGTGGGCGGCGACCTGCGCTTGGGGCAGATTACCTACGCCTACATCGACGGAACCTGTCAGGGCTGGCTGCCGCGTGGGGAGGTGCTGGTAGACATCGCACGGGGCTATGAGTACGAGCCACTGCGTAGCCGCGTGTACATCGCTCCGGGTCAACGGGAGCTGACACTGCGCCTCAAACGATGGACGGATATGAACGCGCGGCGATGGTTCAGCGGCGACTCGCATGTGCATTTTCTGGGCACACAGGGGGCGCATCTCGAAGCGCAGGGCGAGGACCTGAACGTGGTGAACCTGTTGCAGTCGCAGTGGGGACATCTCTTCACCAACACAGAGGATTTCATCGGCGAGCCGACGGTGAGCAACAGGGGGCGCACCATCGTCTATTGCTCGCAGGAGAACCGTCAGCACGTGCTGGGGCACCTTATCCTGTGGGGGCTGAAGCGAGCGGTAATGCCCTGGTGTACTGCTGGACCCGACGAAGCGGAGCTGGGAGGCACACTGGAAGAGACGCTGGCGCACTGGGCAGACCGCTGTCATGAGCAGGGAGGCACGGTCATCATTCCCCACTTCCCGTTTCCTAACGGCGAACCGGCGGTGTTAATCGCCACCGGCAGAGCGGATGCACTGGAGATGATCGGTTTCGATAACTTCCAGCACCGTGAGTATTACCGTTACCTGAACTGCGGCTATCGCCTGCCCCTGGTGGGTGGGACCGACAAGATGAGCAGCGAGGTGGCGGTAGGGCAGTACCGCACCTACGCTTACATCCCGCCCGAGGAGGAGTTCACCTACGAGAACTGGTGCAAAGCGGTGCGTGCGGGCAGGACGTTCCTCAGCGGTGGCGCGCTCATCCATTTTAGCGTGGAAGATGCGCAAATCGGCGACACACTAAGGCTGCCATCGGGCGGCGGCATGGTGGAGGTAGAAGCCGTTGCCGAGTCCATCTTCCCCATCCACACGCTGCAGATTGTACAGCAGGGGCAGGTAGTGGCATCCGTGGACGAGCCGAAAGGAGCCAATCGCCTGCAACTGAAGACCAGACTGCGTGTGACGGGTAACACCTGGATGGCAGCACGCTGTGCCGGACCCAACTACACCGCGGTGCCCCACTTTGATGTCTGGCGCAGGGGCGTGTTCGCACACACATCCCCCATTTACATCGCCTGTGGCGACCGCTGGAGTCTCTTTGACCGCGGGACGGCGCAATACATGCTCACGCTGATAGAAGGCGGTCTCGCCTACATCCGCGAGAAGGCGGCACACCATCCATCGCATCACGTGACACACCACCATGGGGAAGACGACCATTTCGCCTATCTGGAACGCCCCTTCCGCGAGGCGATAGAAGCCATCCACCGACGGATGCATGAGGAGTTCAGAAGTTAA
- a CDS encoding glycoside hydrolase family 9 protein: MRWILALMVWIVVVAGCAQSESIRAPQRVTAIVDTLSPPAYSDGYQFANGGCVVANVNGQVPVVQVDGQPAIQVRVAGTGGNWGIGLARRGWVRWYLDDYLPDGVMEFEVKGEAGGEAFRIGFADSDRDSAGPDTDVNAVVPISRYVRVSTNWQKVRIPIADLVRDSSGVELDDCIKVVVLNEGEARPMTFYLRQIRFVTTSPERQHPPIKVNQLGYLPRMVKIAKISAPVKRFRVVEADSGKVVYEGAARLVKENDPVSGDTVYEADFSALRQPGKYRIEAEGMEPSPAFEIREGIYDRLFVDAVRFYYLQRCNIELTKQYAGDYARPLCHLGDKQAVTREGKDPRDVTGGWHDAGDCNKYPPWVRHALFFMLDLYDLKPEAFTDGQLNIPESGNGIPDILDEAAWELDWLLKMQIREGAQAGAVYDRLHESAAPRRQTTEWLQEERRLLPPTQEATAVCAAVWARAARTFATIPALRAKAQRYLEAARLAWRRLFADGAKPEHLLTAAAPLWDTTGEEEYRKAAERALDELLRERRQMAVADTLMWAVYDCSVGVLALSQREGGGLRQKARAYWLELADRAVQAWRTDAHSVPLWNSDHYCWSSNQIIAKMGYYTLLANRFVPKEEYVRLAEDALHYLLGRNAVATSMVTGYGSRVTTIYHTIYGRSAAARLPTPPGVVPGGVNQWESRGISAYPSKHFRPDPNNWTLTEPAIYYNAPLVFLAGYFSAIHR, encoded by the coding sequence ATGCGGTGGATTCTTGCGTTGATGGTGTGGATTGTTGTGGTGGCAGGGTGTGCGCAATCCGAGTCTATCAGGGCACCTCAGCGTGTTACTGCCATTGTGGACACGCTTTCCCCGCCTGCCTATTCGGACGGGTACCAGTTTGCGAACGGGGGATGTGTCGTTGCGAACGTGAACGGACAGGTACCGGTGGTGCAGGTGGACGGACAGCCTGCTATTCAGGTGCGGGTTGCCGGTACAGGGGGCAACTGGGGCATCGGTCTGGCGCGACGAGGCTGGGTGCGCTGGTATCTGGACGACTACCTGCCGGACGGTGTGATGGAGTTCGAAGTAAAGGGCGAGGCTGGCGGTGAGGCGTTTCGCATCGGTTTTGCCGACTCGGACCGGGATAGCGCGGGACCAGACACCGATGTCAACGCGGTCGTGCCTATCTCTCGCTATGTCCGGGTATCTACCAACTGGCAAAAGGTGCGTATTCCCATCGCCGACCTTGTTCGTGATTCTTCAGGGGTGGAACTGGACGACTGCATCAAGGTGGTCGTGCTCAACGAAGGTGAGGCGCGCCCGATGACCTTCTATCTTCGGCAGATTCGCTTCGTCACCACGTCGCCCGAACGGCAACATCCGCCCATCAAGGTGAATCAACTGGGCTACCTGCCGCGCATGGTAAAGATTGCCAAAATCAGTGCGCCAGTGAAACGGTTTCGTGTGGTGGAAGCGGATTCGGGCAAGGTAGTCTACGAGGGCGCAGCGCGCCTGGTTAAGGAGAACGACCCGGTGTCGGGCGATACAGTTTACGAGGCGGATTTCAGCGCGCTCAGGCAGCCGGGCAAGTACCGCATCGAGGCGGAGGGCATGGAACCTTCGCCAGCTTTTGAAATCCGTGAGGGCATCTACGACAGGCTCTTCGTGGACGCGGTGCGTTTCTATTACCTGCAACGCTGCAACATCGAGCTCACGAAACAATATGCGGGTGACTATGCCCGTCCACTCTGTCACCTCGGAGACAAGCAGGCGGTAACGCGCGAGGGCAAGGACCCGCGCGATGTCACTGGCGGCTGGCATGACGCGGGCGACTGCAACAAATATCCTCCGTGGGTGCGCCATGCACTGTTCTTCATGCTCGACCTGTACGACCTGAAGCCGGAAGCGTTTACCGATGGGCAGCTGAACATTCCCGAATCGGGTAACGGCATTCCAGATATTCTGGACGAAGCGGCATGGGAGCTCGACTGGCTACTGAAGATGCAGATTCGCGAGGGCGCGCAGGCAGGGGCGGTGTATGACCGTCTGCACGAGAGCGCAGCACCCCGACGGCAGACCACCGAGTGGCTGCAGGAGGAACGCCGCCTGCTCCCCCCCACGCAGGAGGCAACGGCGGTATGCGCTGCCGTATGGGCTCGCGCGGCGCGCACCTTTGCCACCATACCCGCCCTGCGTGCGAAGGCGCAGCGTTATCTGGAGGCGGCAAGACTGGCGTGGAGGCGTCTTTTCGCCGATGGGGCGAAGCCTGAACATCTGCTGACAGCCGCGGCACCGTTGTGGGATACCACCGGTGAGGAGGAGTACCGAAAGGCCGCGGAGCGCGCGCTGGACGAATTACTGCGTGAACGGCGACAGATGGCAGTCGCGGACACGCTGATGTGGGCGGTGTATGACTGCTCGGTAGGCGTGCTGGCGCTTTCACAGCGAGAAGGTGGCGGACTGCGCCAGAAAGCACGTGCCTACTGGCTGGAGCTGGCAGACCGCGCCGTGCAAGCGTGGCGAACGGATGCCCATTCCGTGCCGCTTTGGAACTCTGACCATTACTGCTGGAGCTCCAACCAGATTATCGCCAAGATGGGCTACTACACCCTGCTGGCGAATCGGTTCGTCCCGAAGGAGGAGTATGTCCGGTTGGCGGAGGACGCTTTGCACTACTTGCTGGGCAGAAACGCAGTAGCCACCAGCATGGTGACAGGGTACGGTTCGCGCGTCACGACGATTTACCACACCATTTATGGACGCTCGGCTGCGGCAAGACTGCCCACTCCACCCGGCGTCGTGCCCGGAGGGGTCAACCAGTGGGAGTCGCGCGGAATCTCCGCCTATCCATCGAAGCATTTCCGTCCAGACCCGAACAACTGGACTCTAACGGAGCCTGCTATTTACTACAATGCCCCACTGGTCTTTCTGGCGGGCTACTTCTCGGCGATACATCGCTGA
- a CDS encoding Gfo/Idh/MocA family oxidoreductase has protein sequence MMKRRNVTRRDFLKTSLGAGTVALASGVLGWNYAWAQGSDRIRVGVIGCGGRGTGAARDAVNAAPNVEIWALGDLFQDRAEGAFNSLQNLGDRFKVTRERVFWGFDNYLKVIHSGVDMVILAEPPGFRPIHFKAAVEAGKHVFMEKPVAVCPTGVRMVLEAANLAKQKGLGVVAGTQRRHQKGYIETIKRIHDGAIGKIVAAQCYWNQGGLWKWDRQPGMSDIEWQIRNWLYFTWLSGDHIVEQHIHNLDVINWVLQAYPVKCIGMGGRQVRTDPAYGHIYDHFAIEYEYPGGVRVLSMCRQIDGCANRVGEYVIGTEGVSDPAGWIRGKVQWRNEGGNNPYVQEHTDLINSIREGKPLNEGEQVALSTLTAIMGRMAAYTGQEVTWHFALKESKLNLVKNLTQFGDMPVDEVAMPGKTPLI, from the coding sequence ATGATGAAACGCAGAAACGTCACCCGCAGGGACTTCCTGAAAACCTCGCTGGGCGCTGGCACGGTAGCGCTGGCGTCGGGTGTGCTGGGCTGGAACTACGCCTGGGCGCAGGGTAGTGACCGCATCCGGGTCGGCGTCATCGGATGTGGTGGGCGCGGCACCGGAGCTGCCCGTGATGCCGTCAACGCCGCGCCCAACGTGGAAATCTGGGCACTGGGCGACCTGTTCCAGGACCGTGCGGAAGGCGCGTTCAATAGCCTGCAGAACCTTGGCGACCGCTTTAAGGTCACCCGTGAGCGCGTCTTCTGGGGCTTCGACAACTACCTGAAAGTCATCCACAGCGGCGTGGATATGGTCATACTGGCAGAGCCGCCGGGCTTTCGCCCCATTCATTTCAAAGCGGCGGTGGAGGCGGGCAAGCACGTGTTTATGGAGAAGCCCGTCGCCGTCTGCCCCACTGGGGTGCGTATGGTGCTGGAAGCCGCCAATCTGGCAAAGCAAAAGGGGCTGGGCGTGGTGGCTGGTACGCAGCGCAGGCACCAGAAAGGCTACATTGAGACCATCAAGCGCATCCATGACGGAGCGATTGGCAAAATCGTGGCGGCGCAGTGCTACTGGAACCAGGGCGGTTTGTGGAAGTGGGACAGGCAGCCGGGCATGAGCGATATCGAGTGGCAAATTCGCAACTGGCTGTACTTCACCTGGCTGTCCGGCGACCACATTGTGGAACAGCACATCCACAACCTGGACGTCATCAACTGGGTACTGCAAGCCTATCCCGTGAAGTGCATTGGCATGGGCGGGCGGCAGGTGCGCACTGACCCGGCATACGGTCACATCTACGACCACTTCGCCATCGAGTATGAGTATCCGGGAGGTGTGCGCGTGCTGAGCATGTGCCGGCAGATTGACGGCTGTGCTAACCGCGTGGGTGAATACGTCATCGGCACGGAGGGCGTGTCCGACCCTGCTGGCTGGATTCGCGGCAAGGTTCAGTGGCGCAACGAGGGCGGCAATAACCCCTACGTGCAGGAGCATACCGACCTCATCAACAGCATCCGCGAAGGCAAGCCGCTGAACGAGGGTGAGCAGGTCGCGCTGAGCACGCTGACCGCCATTATGGGACGGATGGCGGCATACACCGGACAGGAGGTGACGTGGCACTTCGCGCTGAAGGAGTCCAAACTGAACCTGGTTAAGAACCTGACCCAGTTCGGCGATATGCCGGTGGATGAGGTAGCAATGCCGGGCAAGACGCCGCTGATTTAA